A single genomic interval of Fundidesulfovibrio soli harbors:
- a CDS encoding bifunctional metallophosphatase/5'-nucleotidase produces the protein MRRLYGVLAALAAVLILGCQLLAAETAKPYRLTILHTNDIHARMAEFNHLGQTCTQEESAQGACFGGYPRIAAAVEAERKKGGNTLLLDAGDQFQGTLFYTALKGKPSQGAMNALRYQAMTLGNHEFDDGPANLEQTFLNGLNLPVLAANLDASGDPALKARLKPWTVLTLGGRKIGVVGLANEDTSRLSNPGPELAFHDGVQSLRRAVQELASQKVDIVIALTHVGLERDRQLAAEVDGVDVIVGGHSHSLLSNTDPKAAAPYPLVVQSPSGKPVLIVQAEAWGKYLGELTVDFDAKGAPVSWSGAPLLLDASKPQDGAMLARVRAMQEELKPYMGQVAGRVNENLLPDCRFGECGLGDILADAIRMSARNQGVQAAFINAGAIRAGLKAGDVTVGDLLTYYPFTDNVATFQLSGRDLLAVLEHGVSLADKPDGSGTGRFLQVSGLRYSFDPRRPQGQRIVTADILGTDGGYGPVLPDKTYSLATSGYLFKGGDGYAMLKEKAKRVYAFGAAISDALADHFAGHSPLSPRLEGRIVRLGDALPK, from the coding sequence ATGAGGCGACTGTACGGAGTGCTGGCGGCCCTGGCGGCCGTCCTGATTCTGGGCTGCCAGCTCCTGGCCGCCGAAACGGCCAAGCCCTATCGCCTGACCATCCTGCACACCAACGACATCCACGCCCGCATGGCGGAGTTCAACCACCTGGGGCAGACCTGCACCCAGGAGGAATCCGCCCAGGGCGCGTGCTTCGGCGGGTATCCCCGCATCGCGGCCGCCGTGGAGGCCGAGCGCAAGAAGGGCGGCAACACCCTGCTGCTCGACGCGGGCGACCAGTTCCAGGGCACGCTCTTCTACACGGCGCTCAAGGGCAAGCCAAGCCAGGGGGCCATGAACGCCCTGCGCTACCAGGCTATGACCCTGGGCAACCACGAGTTCGACGACGGCCCCGCCAACCTGGAGCAGACCTTCCTGAACGGTCTGAACCTGCCCGTGCTGGCCGCCAACCTGGACGCCTCGGGCGACCCGGCGCTCAAGGCCCGCCTCAAGCCCTGGACGGTGCTGACCCTCGGCGGTCGCAAGATCGGCGTGGTGGGCCTGGCCAACGAGGACACCTCCCGGCTCTCCAACCCCGGCCCGGAGCTGGCTTTCCACGACGGAGTTCAGTCCCTGCGCCGGGCCGTGCAGGAGCTGGCCTCTCAAAAGGTCGACATCGTCATCGCCCTGACCCACGTGGGCCTGGAGCGCGACAGGCAGCTGGCCGCCGAGGTGGACGGGGTGGACGTGATCGTGGGCGGGCACAGCCACAGCCTGCTCTCCAACACGGACCCCAAGGCCGCCGCGCCCTACCCCCTGGTGGTCCAGTCGCCTTCGGGCAAGCCCGTGCTCATCGTGCAGGCAGAGGCCTGGGGCAAATACCTGGGCGAGCTCACCGTGGACTTCGACGCCAAGGGCGCGCCCGTCTCCTGGAGCGGCGCGCCCCTGCTGCTGGACGCCTCCAAACCGCAGGACGGGGCCATGCTGGCCAGGGTCCGCGCCATGCAGGAGGAGCTCAAGCCCTACATGGGCCAGGTGGCGGGCCGGGTGAACGAGAACCTGCTGCCGGACTGCCGCTTCGGCGAGTGCGGCCTGGGCGACATCCTGGCGGACGCCATCCGCATGTCCGCCCGCAACCAGGGCGTGCAGGCAGCTTTCATCAACGCCGGGGCCATCCGCGCCGGGCTCAAGGCCGGCGACGTGACCGTGGGCGACCTGCTCACCTACTACCCCTTCACCGACAACGTGGCCACTTTCCAGCTCTCCGGGCGCGACCTTCTGGCCGTTCTGGAGCACGGCGTCAGCCTGGCCGACAAGCCCGACGGCTCCGGCACCGGGCGCTTCCTGCAAGTCTCGGGGCTGCGCTACTCCTTCGACCCGCGCCGCCCGCAGGGCCAGCGCATCGTCACGGCCGACATCCTCGGCACGGACGGCGGATACGGCCCGGTGCTGCCCGACAAGACATACTCCCTGGCCACCAGCGGCTACCTGTTCAAGGGCGGCGACGGCTACGCCATGCTCAAGGAGAAGGCCAAACGGGTCTACGCCTTCGGCGCGGCCATCAGCGACGCCCTCGCGGACCACTTCGCCGGGCACTCGCCCCTCTCCCCGCGCCTGGAAGGCCGCATCGTCCGCCTGGGCGACGCGCTGCCCAAGTAG
- a CDS encoding HyaD/HybD family hydrogenase maturation endopeptidase, translated as MEDNARRILVMGVGNILYTDEGVGVRCMEKLEREYEFSDNVTLLDGGTLGMRLMDPLLNCDMAIILDAVLGGGDPGTIYRCTGDDLRKSLAFKDSMHQTDLVDTLIYCGLVGNKPDCVVLGIQPVDYDTMSVEISPLLAERLDDMCAFALKEIEAAGGTYKKRENQE; from the coding sequence ATGGAAGACAATGCCCGCAGAATTCTGGTGATGGGCGTGGGTAACATCCTCTACACCGACGAGGGCGTCGGTGTGCGCTGCATGGAGAAACTGGAGCGCGAATACGAGTTCTCCGACAACGTCACCCTGCTCGACGGCGGCACCCTGGGCATGCGCCTGATGGACCCGCTGCTCAACTGCGACATGGCCATCATCCTGGACGCGGTGCTCGGCGGCGGCGACCCCGGGACCATCTACCGCTGCACCGGCGACGACCTGCGCAAGTCCCTGGCCTTCAAGGACTCCATGCACCAGACCGACCTGGTGGACACCCTGATCTACTGCGGCCTGGTGGGCAACAAGCCCGACTGCGTGGTGCTGGGCATCCAGCCCGTGGACTACGACACCATGAGCGTGGAGATCTCCCCCCTGCTGGCCGAGCGACTGGACGACATGTGCGCCTTCGCCCTCAAGGAGATCGAGGCCGCCGGCGGCACCTACAAGAAACGGGAAAACCAGGAATAA